Proteins encoded within one genomic window of uncultured Desulfobacter sp.:
- a CDS encoding IS1634 family transposase translates to MEQFEAQFNQVDVLPMVKHYMDELHLFNLFTKYVPGAPNSLAEHAESLCVLTANIICENKPLYKIQDWLAKYSDDLAAEPVEAKLFNDDRLARSLSALFEADRHSLMTEASANAIATHDLLTDEVHNDSTTVTFIGKYDNPDPQAVKLKHGHNKDFRPDCKQVVFGLNITSDGHVPLSYELFDGNTCDDVTHIPNWNGLRALLGKEQFIYVADCKLCGQDNLDHIDKNGGLFITIVPKGRKEVKLFYQYLKKNDAEWKHVFVTESSRKKNKLNTYKTYEAEPTQKGYRIIFVHSSAKQDDDKGRRQKNRNCNTKLTPLDNPILTPPVVKIILLSLFI, encoded by the coding sequence ATGGAACAATTTGAAGCACAGTTCAACCAGGTTGATGTTCTGCCAATGGTCAAGCATTATATGGATGAACTTCATCTGTTCAATCTTTTTACCAAGTATGTCCCCGGGGCACCTAACAGCCTGGCTGAACATGCAGAAAGCCTATGTGTCCTTACGGCAAATATCATTTGTGAAAATAAGCCATTATATAAAATTCAGGATTGGTTGGCCAAGTACTCCGACGATCTTGCTGCAGAACCGGTTGAAGCAAAGCTGTTCAATGATGACCGGTTAGCCAGATCCCTTTCTGCCCTTTTCGAGGCAGACCGCCATTCGCTTATGACAGAGGCCTCGGCTAACGCAATTGCGACCCATGATCTGCTGACCGATGAAGTCCACAATGACAGCACCACAGTGACCTTCATCGGTAAATATGACAACCCCGATCCTCAGGCCGTCAAACTCAAACACGGCCACAACAAAGATTTCAGACCTGATTGCAAACAGGTCGTATTTGGCCTGAATATCACTTCCGACGGCCATGTGCCGTTAAGTTATGAACTTTTTGATGGCAACACTTGCGACGATGTCACCCATATTCCAAACTGGAATGGCCTACGCGCACTATTGGGTAAGGAACAGTTTATTTACGTAGCCGACTGTAAGCTTTGCGGCCAGGACAACTTGGATCACATCGACAAAAACGGCGGGTTATTCATCACTATTGTCCCAAAGGGCCGTAAAGAGGTGAAACTATTTTACCAGTATTTGAAAAAAAATGATGCTGAATGGAAACATGTTTTTGTTACCGAAAGTTCACGCAAAAAAAATAAGCTCAACACCTACAAAACCTATGAGGCAGAACCAACGCAAAAAGGTTACCGCATTATTTTTGTACATAGCAGCGCAAAACAAGACGATGACAAAGGTCGCCGGCAAAAGAATCGGAATTGCAACACAAAATTGACCCCTCTCGACAACCCAATTTTGACCCCCCCTGTTGTTAAAATCATTCTCTTATCGCTTTTTATATAG
- a CDS encoding IS1634 family transposase, with amino-acid sequence MNIPGTEEWNFTDVKFLPIFKEYAKRINLVETINTMTDSKMDLSPGDAVLGMIMDTVSGRTPLYRLEEAFDEMDTELLFGKPISPDKFNDTNLGRVLDKLFETGTQKIFSQISQNAIGCFKLDTRHHHFDTTSVSVFGAYEDHPDTQLNITYGYSKDKRPDLKQFMVSMLCVDRNIPIIGKTQDGNASDKTLNNELLSHISSHMAEHGFKPGASIYVADSAFVTTDNLIAAEGNGIRFLSRLPANFNECKHAIAQAVAADNWVDIGALAESQSEKKPPASYRYYETTATIGDGAYRAIVYHSSAHDKRRQKRIDRILKTSKDQLEKKIKEATLQPFKCRPDAEVAAGTLVKAADKSRYNLRAEIIDVPKYGKGRPKKGEARKPKSIEYELKATVEEDPEKTEKIRLEAGCFVLITNVPAQADEQEWPGVELLRLYKEQDGIEKNFGFLKDPAIVNAIFLKKPKRVEALGLILLLSLLLWRLIERNLKLHVKKTGKQLPGWKKKPTNSPTAFMMTTKFLSILVITVGRQRKLAKPLNDTQVQYLRALDVPPECFFVP; translated from the coding sequence ATGAACATCCCAGGTACCGAGGAATGGAATTTCACAGATGTAAAATTTCTTCCGATTTTCAAAGAGTACGCCAAACGTATCAATCTGGTTGAAACGATCAATACCATGACAGATAGCAAAATGGATCTATCGCCAGGTGATGCGGTGCTTGGGATGATTATGGATACGGTCTCCGGAAGGACTCCTTTGTACAGACTTGAAGAAGCTTTCGACGAAATGGATACCGAGTTGCTTTTTGGCAAACCCATCAGCCCCGATAAATTTAACGACACAAATCTGGGGCGGGTATTGGACAAACTTTTTGAGACTGGAACTCAAAAGATATTTTCCCAGATTTCCCAAAACGCCATTGGTTGTTTTAAACTGGATACGCGCCACCACCACTTTGATACGACCTCTGTCTCCGTCTTTGGCGCTTACGAAGATCACCCCGATACGCAATTGAATATCACCTACGGTTACAGCAAGGATAAACGTCCGGATTTGAAGCAGTTCATGGTGTCCATGTTGTGTGTAGACCGAAATATTCCGATCATAGGAAAAACCCAGGACGGGAATGCTTCAGACAAGACCCTGAACAATGAGCTTTTATCTCATATCTCATCACACATGGCCGAACATGGGTTCAAGCCCGGTGCCTCCATTTATGTTGCAGATTCAGCCTTTGTGACCACAGATAATCTTATAGCTGCGGAGGGAAACGGCATCCGTTTTTTAAGCCGATTGCCAGCTAATTTCAATGAATGTAAGCATGCCATTGCCCAGGCTGTTGCAGCCGACAACTGGGTTGATATTGGGGCTTTGGCCGAAAGCCAAAGCGAAAAGAAACCGCCCGCATCCTATCGTTATTATGAAACAACCGCTACCATTGGTGATGGGGCCTACCGGGCCATTGTATATCACTCCAGTGCCCATGATAAAAGGCGTCAGAAACGCATCGACCGAATATTAAAAACCAGCAAAGACCAGCTGGAAAAGAAAATCAAAGAGGCGACTCTCCAACCCTTCAAATGTCGCCCGGATGCAGAGGTGGCAGCCGGCACTTTGGTCAAAGCAGCAGACAAAAGCCGTTACAACTTGCGAGCAGAGATCATTGACGTACCCAAATACGGCAAAGGACGTCCCAAAAAAGGGGAAGCCAGGAAGCCGAAATCCATTGAATATGAACTGAAGGCAACTGTCGAAGAAGATCCAGAAAAAACAGAAAAGATCAGACTTGAAGCGGGCTGTTTTGTACTCATAACCAACGTTCCGGCCCAGGCTGACGAACAGGAGTGGCCAGGAGTCGAGCTCCTCAGGCTTTACAAAGAACAGGATGGGATCGAAAAAAATTTCGGGTTCCTGAAAGATCCAGCCATTGTGAATGCCATCTTTCTGAAGAAGCCGAAACGGGTGGAAGCGCTTGGGCTAATTCTCCTGCTTTCTTTGTTGCTCTGGCGGCTAATAGAACGAAACTTGAAGCTGCATGTAAAAAAGACGGGGAAACAGTTGCCTGGCTGGAAAAAAAAGCCCACAAATAGTCCGACGGCCTTTATGATGACTACGAAGTTTCTTAGCATATTAGTTATAACCGTTGGAAGACAACGAAAATTAGCAAAGCCGCTAAATGATACTCAAGTGCAGTACCTTAGAGCCTTGGACGTCCCGCCGGAATGCTTTTTTGTTCCGTAA
- a CDS encoding IS1634 family transposase has protein sequence MQTYISHAESLCVLTANIICENKPLYKIQDWLAKYSDDLAAEPVEAKLFNDDRLARSLSALFEADRHSLMTEASANAIATHDLLTDEVHNDSTTVTFIGKYDNPDPQAVKLKHGHNKDFRPDCKQVVFGLNITSDGHVPLSYELFDGNTCDDVTHIPNWNGLRALLGKEQFIYVADCKLCGQDNLDHIDKNGGLFITIVPKGREEVKLFYQYLKKNDAEWKHAFVTESSRKKNKLNIYKTYEAEPTQKGYRIIFVHSSAKQDDDKGRRQKKIDKAVSQLEALVPKLTAYHLKTKKEIKTAVDSICKSVQDFIDLKIITERKQVRVKLSPGRPSRRKSEYKNKWAYSYSIEWKLNEKALLEASRTDGIFPLITNTSLDAGDVLKRYKNQPFLEKRMYTKKTVLEVAPVFLKKEKRIEAMLFLYFIALMIVSLIERKIRMNMAKEEIERLPILPQGMNTKKPTWSNIRYYFRNIHYSKINKNGICIQSAVKGLNSLHEQVCSLLEIPSEVYKTLHGRWWQFRAT, from the coding sequence ATACAAACTTACATTTCGCATGCAGAAAGCCTATGTGTCCTTACGGCAAATATCATTTGTGAAAATAAGCCATTATATAAAATTCAAGATTGGTTGGCCAAGTACTCCGACGATCTTGCTGCAGAACCGGTTGAAGCAAAGCTGTTCAATGATGACCGGTTAGCCAGATCCCTTTCTGCCCTTTTCGAGGCAGACCGCCATTCGCTTATGACAGAGGCCTCGGCTAACGCAATTGCGACCCATGATCTGCTGACCGATGAAGTCCACAATGACAGCACCACAGTGACCTTCATCGGTAAATATGACAACCCCGATCCTCAGGCCGTCAAACTCAAACACGGCCACAACAAAGATTTCAGACCTGATTGCAAACAGGTCGTATTTGGCCTGAATATCACTTCCGACGGCCATGTGCCGTTAAGTTATGAACTTTTTGATGGCAACACTTGCGACGATGTCACCCATATTCCAAACTGGAATGGCCTACGAGCACTATTGGGTAAGGAACAGTTTATTTACGTAGCCGACTGTAAGCTTTGCGGCCAGGACAACTTGGATCACATCGACAAAAACGGCGGGTTATTCATCACGATTGTTCCCAAGGGCCGTGAAGAGGTGAAACTATTTTACCAGTATTTGAAAAAAAATGATGCTGAATGGAAACATGCTTTTGTTACCGAAAGTTCACGCAAAAAAAATAAGCTCAACATCTACAAGACCTATGAGGCAGAACCAACACAAAAAGGTTACCGCATTATTTTTGTACATAGCAGCGCAAAACAAGACGATGACAAGGGTCGCAGGCAAAAGAAGATAGATAAAGCTGTTTCACAATTGGAGGCGTTAGTACCCAAGCTAACCGCGTATCATCTAAAAACCAAAAAGGAAATCAAAACAGCAGTTGACAGCATTTGCAAAAGTGTCCAAGACTTTATTGATCTAAAAATTATCACCGAACGTAAACAAGTCAGAGTGAAATTGTCACCTGGCCGTCCTTCTCGAAGGAAAAGCGAATACAAAAATAAATGGGCATATTCTTATAGTATTGAATGGAAGCTTAATGAAAAAGCCCTTTTAGAAGCGTCGAGGACTGATGGAATTTTCCCCCTGATTACCAACACTTCCTTAGACGCTGGCGATGTTTTGAAAAGATACAAAAACCAACCCTTTCTTGAAAAACGCATGTATACCAAAAAGACGGTTTTGGAAGTAGCCCCGGTTTTTCTTAAAAAAGAAAAACGGATCGAGGCCATGCTTTTTTTGTATTTTATAGCCTTGATGATTGTGTCTCTTATCGAACGTAAGATCCGCATGAACATGGCCAAAGAGGAGATAGAACGGCTTCCAATTTTACCTCAGGGAATGAATACAAAAAAACCGACCTGGAGCAACATCCGTTATTACTTTCGAAATATCCATTACTCAAAAATAAACAAAAACGGAATTTGCATTCAATCAGCGGTAAAAGGGCTCAACTCTCTGCATGAGCAGGTTTGTTCACTTTTAGAAATTCCCAGTGAGGTGTACAAAACCCTCCATGGCCGCTGGTGGCAGTTCCGGGCTACTTGA
- a CDS encoding IS110 family transposase produces the protein MTKRSKNSTLIQIVHPICCGLDVHKDKISACLITVDANGKEQHEIREFSSFTQDLQKMKTWLIKNSCPVVAMESTGVYWHPVYNTIEATMEVVLVNARHIKNVPGRKTDICDSKWLAGLLRHGLVKGSFIPPEQVREWRELSRLRKIYTESLADYKRRVHKLFITANIKIDSVVSDLFGLTGLNLIDLLCKNDEVTLEKVQECTKGSLKKKIPELYLSLHGYFKDHHRFQLIGMMEAIEMFQRQIEQINARLEILTRDHENLLERLDEIPGIDKKSAQSVLGEVGVTLDEFKSMVAFVAWAGLCPGNNESAGKRKSGRNAVRNHPFKTILVQIAWAAIKTKGSYYKAKYYKLKARRGAKKAIVAIAHRIAKAIYNIIKNGDRYKDLGEEYLSKPNKQRMLKNLAKKADELGMKLVPCEG, from the coding sequence ATGACCAAGAGATCAAAAAATAGCACATTAATCCAAATCGTTCACCCAATTTGTTGTGGTTTGGATGTTCACAAAGACAAAATTTCGGCCTGTTTAATCACTGTTGATGCTAATGGGAAAGAACAGCATGAGATTCGAGAGTTTTCATCATTTACTCAAGATTTGCAAAAAATGAAAACGTGGTTGATTAAAAATAGCTGTCCTGTAGTGGCAATGGAAAGTACCGGGGTATATTGGCATCCGGTTTATAACACCATCGAAGCTACGATGGAGGTCGTTTTGGTTAATGCCAGGCATATTAAAAATGTTCCCGGCAGGAAAACAGACATTTGTGACAGTAAATGGCTTGCCGGACTGCTTCGTCATGGGTTGGTAAAAGGGAGTTTTATCCCTCCCGAACAGGTCCGTGAATGGCGAGAATTAAGCCGATTGAGAAAGATATATACAGAATCTCTCGCTGATTATAAGCGACGTGTTCATAAACTATTTATCACGGCAAATATTAAAATTGATTCGGTCGTTTCTGATTTGTTCGGGCTTACCGGTTTGAATCTCATTGATTTGTTATGCAAAAACGATGAAGTGACCTTGGAGAAAGTTCAGGAATGCACAAAAGGAAGTCTTAAAAAGAAAATTCCTGAATTGTATCTAAGCCTCCATGGATATTTTAAGGATCATCATCGATTCCAACTGATTGGCATGATGGAGGCCATTGAGATGTTTCAAAGACAGATTGAACAGATTAATGCCAGATTGGAAATACTTACCCGTGACCATGAAAATTTACTGGAAAGATTAGATGAAATTCCCGGGATCGATAAGAAGTCAGCACAATCTGTTCTTGGAGAAGTCGGGGTTACACTGGATGAGTTTAAAAGCATGGTCGCTTTTGTTGCATGGGCCGGATTGTGCCCTGGAAATAATGAAAGCGCAGGTAAAAGGAAAAGTGGCCGGAATGCGGTTCGAAATCATCCATTCAAAACGATTTTAGTCCAGATCGCTTGGGCCGCAATCAAGACGAAGGGTTCATATTACAAAGCCAAGTATTATAAACTCAAAGCCAGACGAGGTGCCAAAAAAGCGATTGTCGCCATAGCCCATAGAATTGCAAAAGCCATTTACAACATCATCAAAAATGGAGACAGATATAAAGACCTCGGAGAAGAATACTTGAGCAAACCTAACAAACAAAGGATGTTGAAAAATTTGGCAAAAAAGGCTGATGAGTTAGGGATGAAACTTGTTCCTTGTGAAGGTTAA
- a CDS encoding type II toxin-antitoxin system RelE/ParE family toxin — protein MRVHWTENAVDHLAHIYEYIALNSSTYARRMIDRITRRSEQIAEHAYSGRKVPEYDAEDIREVIEKPYRIIYRIKLD, from the coding sequence ATGAGAGTTCACTGGACCGAAAACGCCGTTGATCACCTGGCCCATATCTATGAATATATCGCGCTCAACTCATCCACCTACGCCAGGCGGATGATTGACCGGATCACCCGGCGCTCCGAGCAGATTGCAGAGCATGCGTACTCCGGCAGGAAGGTGCCGGAGTACGATGCCGAGGATATCCGGGAGGTGATCGAGAAGCCGTACCGGATTATATACCGGATCAAGCTGGATTAG
- a CDS encoding helix-turn-helix transcriptional regulator, whose product MKDEDMRKALGDKLKALRKQRRLTQKEPAGMLDIGISQLNKYESGMHTPPIEKLIQLSNIFDTTLDYLVKGRKADMEELHNSKFIKRFKEIEHFDVEEQDAVLKILDAMIMKNKMAGVMSMDAT is encoded by the coding sequence ATGAAGGATGAAGATATGAGAAAAGCCCTTGGTGATAAACTTAAAGCCTTACGCAAGCAGAGGCGGCTGACCCAGAAGGAACCGGCCGGTATGCTTGATATCGGTATTTCTCAACTCAATAAATATGAGTCTGGTATGCACACCCCGCCCATCGAAAAACTCATACAATTGTCCAACATCTTTGATACAACCCTGGATTACCTTGTAAAGGGCAGAAAGGCCGATATGGAGGAGCTGCACAACAGCAAGTTTATCAAGCGGTTCAAGGAAATCGAGCATTTTGACGTTGAAGAACAGGATGCCGTCCTTAAAATATTGGATGCCATGATCATGAAGAACAAAATGGCCGGCGTCATGTCGATGGACGCAACTTAA
- a CDS encoding TRAP transporter TatT component family protein: METRMPFHLNSHGQPRSINTRTQPTTKHKSNLVNYRCFHIKKADRSIIFCILVIGVIFLAQGCGMKSNMMTSLSRSILNNNDMAMVESGAPAYLIMVDGLIDQDPDSPDMLCSGARLYTAYSDVFVTDKERKRKLSDKAMNYALKSVCLTQSNACELKQQPFDQFSAVISAMEKDELPFLFTLGNAWASWIMAHKDDFNALADIARIETIMNRVIELDDTYKDGAAYLYLGTLSTFLPPALGGKPEQGKQYFEKAISMSRGKNLMAKVMYANLYAKMMFDRKLFDHLLKEVIETDPNIDGYTLVNTYAQQQAKKLMDEADDYF, from the coding sequence ATGGAAACGCGAATGCCGTTTCATTTAAACAGCCACGGGCAGCCCCGGTCTATCAACACCCGGACTCAACCCACAACAAAACATAAAAGTAACTTAGTAAATTATCGGTGCTTTCATATAAAGAAAGCTGACAGATCTATTATCTTCTGCATATTGGTCATAGGAGTGATTTTCCTTGCCCAGGGATGCGGGATGAAATCCAACATGATGACCTCTTTGTCCAGAAGTATCCTGAACAATAATGACATGGCCATGGTGGAATCCGGTGCGCCTGCCTACCTGATCATGGTTGACGGCCTCATTGACCAGGATCCTGATTCCCCGGATATGCTCTGTTCAGGTGCCCGGCTGTATACCGCCTATTCAGATGTCTTTGTCACGGACAAGGAGAGAAAAAGAAAACTGTCAGACAAAGCCATGAATTATGCCCTGAAAAGTGTCTGCCTTACCCAAAGCAATGCCTGTGAGTTAAAGCAGCAACCCTTTGATCAATTCAGCGCCGTTATAAGCGCCATGGAAAAAGACGAACTGCCGTTTCTGTTTACTCTGGGAAATGCCTGGGCTTCCTGGATTATGGCCCATAAGGATGACTTCAATGCCCTGGCCGACATTGCCAGAATCGAGACCATCATGAATCGGGTCATAGAACTGGATGACACTTACAAGGACGGCGCCGCCTATTTGTATCTGGGCACCCTATCTACCTTTCTGCCCCCGGCCTTAGGCGGAAAGCCCGAACAGGGAAAGCAGTATTTTGAAAAAGCCATTTCCATGTCAAGGGGCAAAAATCTGATGGCAAAAGTCATGTATGCAAACTTGTACGCCAAAATGATGTTTGACAGAAAGCTTTTCGATCACCTGCTTAAAGAAGTAATAGAGACAGACCCGAACATAGACGGCTATACCCTGGTCAACACCTATGCCCAGCAGCAGGCAAAAAAGCTTATGGATGAGGCTGACGACTATTTTTAA
- the dctP gene encoding TRAP transporter substrate-binding protein DctP: protein MFKKSFVQVFVCILMITVFCGSAQSVTIKIATISPEGSSWMEQMRKGANQVAKATDNRVKFKFYPGGVMGNDKAVLRKIRIRQLQGGALMAGSLSGLFSGNQIYSQPMKFRSQEEVDYVRQHMDDYIIKGFDDAGFVCFTLIGGGFAYIMSKSPIASVEDLKDRKIWVPDNDKSTVDSVSSFGVSPIALPLADVRTGLQSGLIDTVGTSPVGAVVLQWHTEIKYITNIPLLYIYAVFAIDKKAFNKISPDDQKIVSDMMTQALQELDRINRQDNIKAIEALKKQGIKFITPSQNQMNEWMATAAKASQEMIDAEDLPKEPADKVTALLEQYRKNQ, encoded by the coding sequence ATGTTTAAAAAATCTTTTGTGCAAGTATTTGTTTGTATTCTGATGATCACGGTTTTTTGTGGTTCAGCACAATCCGTAACCATAAAAATTGCCACCATTTCACCGGAAGGCTCCTCGTGGATGGAACAAATGCGCAAAGGAGCCAACCAGGTCGCCAAGGCCACGGATAATCGTGTAAAATTCAAATTCTATCCCGGCGGGGTCATGGGAAATGACAAGGCCGTATTACGCAAAATACGTATCAGACAACTCCAGGGCGGCGCGCTCATGGCAGGCAGCCTTTCCGGGTTGTTTTCGGGCAATCAGATCTATTCCCAGCCCATGAAATTCAGATCTCAAGAAGAGGTGGATTATGTGCGACAACATATGGATGACTACATCATCAAAGGCTTTGATGATGCCGGATTTGTCTGCTTTACCCTCATAGGCGGCGGATTTGCTTATATCATGTCCAAATCGCCCATTGCATCAGTGGAGGATCTTAAAGACCGCAAAATATGGGTGCCGGATAATGATAAATCCACTGTGGATTCCGTGAGCAGTTTCGGGGTTTCCCCCATTGCCCTGCCCCTGGCGGATGTACGCACGGGGCTGCAGTCCGGGCTCATTGACACCGTGGGCACCTCCCCGGTCGGCGCTGTTGTGCTCCAGTGGCACACGGAAATAAAGTATATTACCAATATTCCATTGCTCTATATCTATGCCGTTTTTGCCATAGATAAAAAGGCATTTAACAAAATCTCACCGGATGACCAGAAAATCGTTTCTGACATGATGACCCAGGCACTTCAAGAGTTAGACCGCATAAACCGGCAGGACAATATCAAAGCCATTGAAGCCTTAAAAAAACAGGGAATTAAATTTATCACCCCGTCCCAGAATCAGATGAATGAGTGGATGGCAACCGCAGCCAAAGCATCCCAAGAAATGATCGATGCCGAAGATCTACCTAAAGAACCGGCAGACAAGGTTACTGCGTTGCTTGAGCAGTACCGGAAAAACCAATAG
- a CDS encoding TRAP transporter small permease, producing MSRVILFLHKIEDALLVSLLLLMIGLAVFQIVLRNGFDAGIVWADPLIRVLVLWLGLIGAMVASRTDNHISIDIISKYLPPGLKRFTGLLVYLFTAVVCALMTWHSARFVVMEKADGMSAFFAVPVWLCELVIPFAFGIITIRYALFFLENLIRIVNHRSLKHS from the coding sequence ATGTCCCGTGTGATTCTGTTTCTCCATAAAATTGAAGATGCGCTTCTGGTAAGCCTACTCTTGCTCATGATTGGTCTTGCCGTGTTCCAGATCGTTTTAAGAAACGGTTTTGATGCGGGTATAGTCTGGGCTGACCCCCTGATCCGTGTACTGGTACTCTGGCTTGGGCTTATCGGCGCCATGGTGGCATCGAGAACCGATAATCACATCAGCATTGATATTATATCCAAATATCTGCCCCCGGGCCTTAAACGCTTTACAGGGCTTTTGGTCTACCTGTTTACAGCAGTTGTCTGTGCGCTGATGACCTGGCACAGCGCAAGGTTTGTCGTCATGGAAAAGGCCGACGGTATGTCTGCCTTTTTTGCGGTACCCGTATGGCTCTGTGAACTTGTAATTCCCTTTGCGTTCGGCATCATCACCATCAGATATGCACTGTTTTTCCTGGAGAATCTGATCAGAATAGTCAACCACAGATCCTTGAAGCATTCATGA
- a CDS encoding TRAP transporter large permease subunit, with protein MTFTIIGLLIVFALMGAPLFTVIIAAAMYGFYLSEIDLSVMAIELYRIADTPILLALPLFTFSGYILGESNTSQRLVTLTQAFLGWMPGGLAIVSFVVCALFTAFTGASGVTIVAMGALLYPALTQAGYTDRFSLGLVTTSGSLGLLLPPSLPLILYGIIAQQMSGGEQVSIENLFMAGLFPALLMIVMLSTWSIWANRGNQVPLTRFSVKNCLLALKAAGWELPLPLFVFLGIYSGYFAVSEAAAVTAMYVLVVEVLIYREIPLKKLPGIIRESMVMVGGILLILGVSLALTNYLIDAEAPMKLFKFCETFVSSKLVFLILLNIFLLILGAMLDIFSAIIIMVPLMLPVALEYGIHPVHLGIIFLANMQIGYFTPPVGMNLFIAGYRFNKPIDEIYRATIPFMLVLLLSVLIITYWPQLSLFLIS; from the coding sequence ATGACATTTACAATTATAGGCCTGTTAATTGTTTTTGCCCTGATGGGCGCACCTTTGTTCACCGTGATCATTGCTGCCGCCATGTACGGATTTTACCTGTCTGAAATTGATCTGTCGGTCATGGCCATTGAGTTATACCGAATTGCCGATACCCCGATCCTGCTTGCCCTTCCGTTGTTCACCTTTTCCGGGTATATCCTTGGGGAAAGCAACACATCCCAGCGGCTTGTGACCTTGACCCAGGCCTTTCTGGGATGGATGCCCGGCGGTCTTGCCATCGTCTCTTTTGTGGTGTGCGCTTTGTTCACGGCATTTACCGGGGCGTCCGGGGTGACCATTGTGGCCATGGGGGCGCTGTTGTACCCGGCCCTGACCCAGGCCGGATATACAGACCGGTTCAGCCTGGGGCTGGTGACGACCTCGGGCAGTCTCGGACTGCTGCTGCCACCCTCTTTACCCCTGATCCTCTATGGCATCATTGCCCAGCAGATGAGCGGCGGCGAACAGGTCTCCATTGAAAATCTGTTCATGGCCGGTTTATTCCCGGCACTGCTGATGATTGTGATGTTATCGACCTGGAGCATCTGGGCCAATCGGGGAAATCAGGTGCCGCTAACCCGGTTTTCAGTTAAAAACTGCCTTTTGGCACTTAAAGCGGCCGGGTGGGAATTACCCCTGCCCCTGTTTGTATTTTTGGGAATCTATTCGGGATATTTTGCCGTCTCCGAGGCTGCGGCGGTAACGGCCATGTATGTGCTGGTGGTGGAAGTTTTGATCTACCGGGAAATACCATTAAAAAAACTGCCCGGCATCATCCGGGAGTCCATGGTTATGGTGGGGGGTATCCTACTCATTTTAGGGGTATCATTGGCCCTGACCAATTATCTCATCGATGCCGAAGCACCCATGAAATTATTCAAATTCTGTGAAACCTTTGTATCCAGCAAACTGGTCTTTCTCATCCTGCTCAATATTTTCCTGCTGATTCTGGGCGCGATGCTGGACATTTTTTCGGCCATCATCATTATGGTTCCGCTCATGCTGCCAGTGGCCCTGGAATACGGTATACATCCGGTCCATTTAGGGATTATCTTTCTGGCAAATATGCAGATCGGATACTTCACTCCGCCTGTGGGCATGAATCTATTCATCGCAGGTTACCGCTTCAACAAACCCATTGATGAAATTTACCGGGCCACAATCCCGTTCATGCTGGTGTTGCTGCTGTCGGTACTCATCATCACCTATTGGCCCCAGTTAAGCCTTTTTCTAATTTCATAA